One Bacillota bacterium genomic window carries:
- the dapA gene encoding 4-hydroxy-tetrahydrodipicolinate synthase encodes MAEPRLPGRVTVALVSPFDERGELWPERAAELARKLLAEGADGFLVGGSTAESPTLSDEELERLVAAVREAVGGRAPVYVGSGNYDTRASVRRSRLAERWGADGLMLVTPYYNKPPQEGLYRHFRTVAESVSLPVMLYNVPGRTSVNLAPETVARLVADVPNIVALKQASASFDETSEIVARTEGRLAVYSGDDSLTLPMLAVGAKGVVSVSGHLVAGRLAAMIEAFQRGENGEARRIHLQLLPLHRALFVTTNPIPLKWALGRVGFPVGECRPPLSPLPETAQRVVEAALRETGLVA; translated from the coding sequence ATGGCCGAGCCGAGGCTTCCGGGAAGGGTGACCGTCGCCCTGGTCAGCCCGTTCGACGAGAGGGGCGAGCTCTGGCCGGAGCGGGCTGCCGAGCTGGCGCGGAAGCTCCTGGCCGAGGGCGCCGACGGCTTCCTGGTCGGGGGCAGCACCGCCGAATCGCCCACGCTCTCCGACGAGGAGCTGGAGCGGCTGGTGGCGGCCGTCCGCGAGGCGGTGGGCGGGCGCGCCCCCGTCTACGTGGGCAGCGGCAACTACGACACGCGCGCCAGCGTCCGGCGCAGCCGCCTGGCGGAGCGCTGGGGGGCGGACGGGCTGATGCTGGTGACGCCCTACTACAACAAGCCGCCCCAGGAAGGGCTCTACCGCCACTTCCGCACCGTCGCCGAGAGCGTCTCGCTCCCCGTCATGCTCTACAACGTCCCCGGGCGCACCTCGGTCAACCTGGCCCCGGAGACGGTGGCCCGGCTGGTCGCGGACGTGCCCAACATCGTGGCGCTGAAGCAGGCCTCGGCCAGCTTCGACGAGACGTCGGAGATCGTGGCGCGGACGGAGGGGCGGCTGGCCGTGTACAGCGGCGACGACTCGCTCACCCTGCCCATGCTGGCGGTGGGGGCGAAGGGCGTGGTCAGCGTCTCGGGCCACCTGGTGGCCGGGCGCCTGGCGGCCATGATCGAGGCCTTCCAGAGGGGCGAGAACGGGGAGGCGCGCCGCATCCACCTGCAGCTCCTGCCGCTTCACCGGGCGCTCTTCGTCACCACCAACCCCATCCCCCTCAAGTGGGCGCTGGGTCGGGTGGGCTTCCCGGTGGGCGAGTGCCGGCCCCCGCTTTCGCCGCTGCCGGAGACGGCGCAGCGCGTGGTCGAGGCGGCGCTGCGCGAGACGGGTCTGGTCGCCTGA
- a CDS encoding ribonuclease J, producing MTLFEYGDDIVIDDAGLAFPEDEMLGIDLVIPDFTYLKEHREKVRGLVITHGHEDHVGAVPYLLREIPVPVFASRLALGLIEEKLAEHHLQLPEGSRVYAPGDRISLGQNFVVEPFRVNHSIPDAYGLAIRTPVGIVVHTGDFKIDMTPVDGRVADLQRLAELGREQVLVLMSDSTNAERAGYTPSEKTVGQVLDRVMGTAPGRVLVATFASNVHRIQQVIDAAVHHHRHVAVVGRSMENTVQVALELGYLNVKPGALISIEEIKRYKGHQLAILTTGSQGEPLSALTRMATGSHRWVEIVPGDTVVISASPIPGNETMIYRTVDNLYHLGADVIYGLENGVHVSGHASQEELKLMLNLVRPRYFIPVHGEWRHLIRHGRLAESVGIPPENVLIGENGSVFEIRPEGARINGKVAAGDVLIDGLGVGDVGAIVLRDRKQLSQDGVLIVVVTMDRQNHQVVGGPDVVSRGFVYVRESEPLMEELKQKVSQALATCQAQGVTDWNGIKAAVRDEAGRFLFDRTRRRPMILPIIVEV from the coding sequence ATGACCCTCTTCGAGTACGGCGACGACATCGTCATCGACGACGCCGGACTCGCCTTCCCCGAGGACGAGATGCTGGGGATCGACCTGGTCATCCCCGACTTTACCTACCTCAAGGAACATCGCGAGAAGGTGCGCGGGCTGGTCATCACCCACGGGCACGAGGACCACGTGGGCGCCGTGCCTTACCTGCTCCGCGAGATCCCGGTCCCGGTCTTCGCCTCCCGCCTGGCGCTGGGCCTCATCGAGGAGAAGCTGGCGGAGCACCACCTGCAGCTGCCCGAGGGATCCCGGGTCTATGCCCCGGGCGACCGCATCTCCCTGGGGCAGAACTTCGTGGTCGAGCCTTTCCGCGTCAACCACTCCATTCCCGACGCCTACGGGCTCGCCATCCGCACCCCGGTCGGCATTGTGGTCCACACCGGCGACTTCAAGATCGACATGACGCCGGTGGACGGGCGCGTGGCAGACCTGCAGCGCCTCGCCGAGCTGGGGCGCGAGCAGGTGCTGGTGCTCATGTCGGACAGCACCAACGCCGAGCGGGCCGGCTACACGCCGTCCGAGAAGACGGTGGGCCAGGTGCTCGACCGGGTGATGGGCACCGCCCCCGGCCGCGTGCTGGTCGCCACCTTCGCCTCGAACGTCCACCGCATCCAGCAGGTGATCGACGCCGCCGTCCACCACCACCGGCACGTGGCGGTGGTCGGGCGGAGCATGGAGAACACGGTCCAGGTGGCGCTGGAGCTGGGCTACCTCAACGTCAAGCCGGGCGCCCTGATCAGCATCGAGGAGATCAAGCGCTACAAGGGGCACCAGCTGGCCATCCTGACCACGGGCAGCCAGGGGGAGCCGCTCTCCGCCCTGACGCGCATGGCCACGGGCAGCCACCGCTGGGTCGAGATCGTCCCCGGGGACACGGTCGTCATCTCCGCCTCGCCCATCCCCGGGAACGAGACCATGATCTACCGGACGGTGGACAACCTCTACCACCTGGGCGCCGACGTCATCTACGGGCTGGAGAACGGCGTCCACGTCTCCGGCCACGCCAGCCAGGAGGAGCTGAAGCTGATGCTCAACCTGGTGCGGCCGCGCTACTTCATCCCCGTCCACGGCGAGTGGCGCCACCTGATCCGGCACGGCCGGCTGGCGGAGAGCGTGGGCATCCCGCCCGAGAACGTCCTCATCGGCGAGAACGGCTCGGTCTTCGAGATCCGGCCCGAGGGCGCGCGCATCAACGGCAAGGTGGCCGCGGGCGACGTCCTCATCGACGGCCTCGGCGTCGGCGACGTGGGTGCCATCGTCCTCCGCGACAGGAAGCAGCTCTCCCAGGACGGCGTCCTCATCGTCGTGGTCACCATGGACCGCCAGAACCATCAGGTGGTGGGCGGACCGGACGTGGTCTCGCGCGGCTTCGTCTACGTGCGCGAGTCGGAGCCGCTGATGGAGGAGCTGAAACAGAAGGTCAGCCAGGCGCTGGCGACCTGCCAGGCGCAGGGCGTGACGGACTGGAACGGGATCAAGGCGGCCGTCCGCGACGAGGCGGGGCGCTTCCTCTTCGACCGGACCCGCCGGCGGCCCATGATCCTGCCCATCATCGTGGAGGTGTGA
- a CDS encoding NOL1/NOP2/sun family putative RNA methylase, protein MILSAFERYRPLVDDWEAFAAALARPQPPALRANRLRVEPEALGRRLEGRGFRLAPYAWAPEVMRVEGGPCPPGTTLEHWLGLFYLQEAAAAVPVVALDPRPGERVLDLSAAPGGKSTQIAERVGPSGMVVANEADPSRAGWLLANLGRMGATSVVVTVGDGRRFPPGLAFDRALVDAPCSGEGNARRDPRPRQRPSAGRLRHLVAVQEALLRSALARVRPGGVVVYSTCTFAPEEDEAVVDAVLRAAGGSVEVEELPEGLPGVAGTGAWEGARFLPDVRRARRIYPHHLDSGGMFVARLRLVAPVPWAGEEGSAGGEEPDEAGGEEPDQAAAREVAGWLEEWFGIPPDAFRGLHVYRSGERTWLSSLPRLPRWRERWAAGLPLAHWTGRHWWPSGYALHRLGALARRQAVDLEAAELRALLEGRAIPPPAREAGEPLRRGLVLLRYAGAGLGLARFDGGLLHAALARERARQLLAVLDQPGGLPDRLPEPPGRTG, encoded by the coding sequence ATCATCCTCTCCGCCTTCGAGCGCTACCGCCCGCTGGTGGACGACTGGGAGGCCTTCGCCGCCGCCCTGGCGCGACCCCAGCCGCCGGCGCTTCGTGCCAACCGGCTGCGGGTCGAGCCGGAGGCGCTCGGCCGGCGGCTGGAGGGCCGCGGCTTCCGCCTGGCGCCCTACGCCTGGGCGCCGGAGGTGATGCGGGTGGAGGGCGGGCCCTGCCCGCCCGGGACCACGCTGGAGCACTGGCTGGGCCTCTTCTACCTCCAGGAGGCGGCCGCCGCCGTGCCGGTGGTCGCCCTCGACCCCCGGCCGGGCGAGCGCGTCCTGGACCTGAGCGCGGCGCCCGGAGGCAAGAGCACGCAGATCGCCGAGCGGGTGGGACCCTCGGGCATGGTGGTGGCCAACGAGGCCGACCCCTCCCGCGCCGGCTGGCTCCTGGCCAACCTGGGCCGCATGGGCGCCACCTCGGTGGTGGTGACGGTGGGCGACGGGCGCCGCTTCCCGCCCGGTCTCGCCTTCGACCGGGCGCTGGTGGATGCCCCCTGCTCGGGGGAGGGGAACGCCCGTCGCGACCCGCGGCCGCGGCAGAGGCCGTCCGCCGGCCGGCTCCGCCACCTGGTGGCGGTGCAGGAGGCGCTCCTCCGCTCCGCCCTGGCCCGGGTCCGGCCCGGCGGGGTGGTGGTCTACTCCACCTGCACCTTCGCTCCCGAGGAGGACGAGGCGGTGGTGGACGCGGTCCTGCGGGCCGCGGGCGGCAGCGTGGAGGTGGAGGAGCTGCCGGAGGGGCTGCCGGGGGTAGCGGGTACCGGCGCCTGGGAGGGCGCCCGCTTCCTGCCCGACGTGCGCCGCGCGCGGCGCATCTACCCGCACCACCTCGACTCCGGCGGCATGTTCGTGGCCCGGCTGCGGCTCGTGGCGCCGGTCCCCTGGGCCGGGGAGGAGGGGTCCGCGGGCGGGGAGGAGCCCGACGAGGCGGGCGGGGAGGAGCCTGACCAGGCGGCGGCCCGCGAGGTGGCCGGCTGGCTGGAGGAGTGGTTCGGCATCCCGCCGGACGCCTTCCGCGGGCTCCACGTCTACCGGAGCGGCGAGCGGACCTGGCTCTCCAGCCTGCCCCGTCTCCCCCGCTGGCGGGAGCGGTGGGCGGCGGGGCTGCCCTTGGCCCACTGGACGGGGCGCCACTGGTGGCCCTCGGGCTACGCGCTCCACCGCCTGGGAGCGCTGGCCCGGCGGCAGGCGGTCGACCTGGAGGCGGCGGAACTGCGCGCCCTCCTGGAGGGTCGCGCCATCCCGCCGCCGGCGCGGGAGGCGGGCGAGCCGCTCCGCCGCGGCCTCGTCCTCCTCCGCTACGCGGGCGCCGGCCTGGGGCTGGCGCGTTTCGACGGCGGACTCCTGCACGCCGCCCTGGCGCGCGAGCGGGCGCGCCAGCTGCTGGCCGTCCTGGACCAGCCGGGCGGCCTGCCGGACAGGCTGCCGGAGCCGCCCGGCCGGACCGGCTAG
- a CDS encoding NAD(P)-dependent oxidoreductase has translation MSVRAAFIGLGIMGQAMALNLLRGPEPPEVELTVYNRTPGRAEPLAAAGARVAATPRAAAEGAEFVFTMVSDDAALRAVATGGEGFLAGLGPGSLVVDHSTVSRRLTLELAAEAARRGAAWCDAPVTGGDVGAREARLTIMVGGPEEAYRRALPLLRRTGRRILRVGETGQGQALKAVSNLVSCLTLMASAEGIQLGLRAGLGLEALAEVMQNGSAASYELDKMLERFGREGFRPGFSVANRFKDLELALELARELEQPVPLASAAEAPYGAWREGHGELDESSYILSLGPDRPRPPA, from the coding sequence GTGAGCGTGCGCGCGGCCTTTATCGGCCTGGGCATCATGGGCCAGGCCATGGCGCTCAACCTGCTGCGCGGCCCGGAACCGCCGGAGGTGGAGCTGACGGTCTACAACCGGACGCCCGGCCGCGCCGAGCCGCTGGCGGCGGCGGGGGCGCGCGTGGCGGCCACCCCCCGCGCGGCGGCCGAGGGCGCGGAGTTCGTCTTCACCATGGTCAGCGACGACGCCGCGCTGCGCGCCGTCGCCACGGGTGGGGAGGGCTTCCTGGCCGGACTCGGCCCGGGGAGTCTGGTGGTTGACCACTCCACCGTCTCCCGCCGCCTGACGCTGGAGCTGGCGGCGGAGGCGGCGCGCCGCGGCGCCGCCTGGTGCGACGCGCCGGTGACGGGCGGCGACGTGGGCGCCCGCGAGGCGCGGCTGACCATCATGGTGGGCGGTCCGGAGGAAGCCTACCGGCGCGCCCTGCCCCTTCTGCGCAGGACCGGGCGGCGCATCCTCCGCGTGGGCGAGACCGGCCAGGGGCAGGCACTGAAGGCCGTCTCCAACCTCGTCTCCTGCCTGACGCTCATGGCCTCGGCGGAGGGGATCCAGCTGGGGCTGCGCGCCGGCCTGGGCCTGGAGGCGCTGGCCGAGGTGATGCAGAACGGCTCGGCCGCCAGCTACGAGCTGGACAAGATGCTGGAGCGCTTCGGGCGAGAGGGCTTCCGGCCCGGCTTCTCCGTGGCCAACCGCTTCAAGGACCTGGAGCTGGCGCTGGAGCTGGCCCGCGAGCTGGAGCAGCCCGTGCCGCTGGCCTCGGCCGCCGAGGCGCCCTACGGCGCCTGGCGCGAGGGGCACGGGGAGCTGGACGAGTCGAGCTACATCCTCTCCCTGGGACCGGACCGCCCGCGGCCCCCGGCCTAG
- a CDS encoding prolyl oligopeptidase family serine peptidase: MPPAPETPREEIIDLLHGVRVPDPYRWLEAGDDPRVRAWDEAQTRRTRAVLDALPWRPALRRRLEELYAAGAVGGPRLAGGRLFFLRRRPGAPQPALVVRPAAGGTEAEERLLVDPSREDERGLVAIDWWYPSPDGRLVAFGLSAGGDEWSTLHVVEVESGRRLEEAIPRTPHASLAWEPDGGGFYYTRHPDPAEVGAEEAYYHPRLYHHRLGRPAEEDEPVFGADLPREAMLEVALSPSGRFLLAVVQLGWSRNELWMAERAAEGTEARPDAPRFVPLVRGQEALFQARFTPAGWGGAAEEQLLVLTNLGAPRYRLLRVAAAEALAGRPVEEWTELLPEPGAGTLAGFAPVRRGVAVLVLEDAVSRLWLLPAGGGPRHELGLPPLASVAALEGEADPSAPEGGPELVALVESFLRPPAVWRLGPEGEALERWIGPEAPFDEEAFVARQAFCTSRDGTRIPVFLVHRRDLPRDGRRPAVLTGYGGFGVSMTPQYRPQVIPWLEAGGLWAMACLRGGGEYGEGWHQAGMLGNKTNVFDDFVAAAEFLIRARYTSPERLGAFGRSNGGLLTGAALTRRPDLWRAVVSGVPLLDMLRYHRFRIAALWIPEYGSADDPEAFRWLWGYSPYHRVREGRRYPAVLLYAAESDTRVDPLHARKMAARLQEVTGQAGAAAPTAPERPVLLRLEAEAGHGAGKPVQKVIEEEADIWSFLGWQLGLPLGLPAGGETGVERA; encoded by the coding sequence GTGCCCCCGGCGCCGGAGACTCCCAGGGAAGAGATCATCGATCTCCTGCACGGCGTGCGCGTACCCGATCCCTACCGCTGGCTGGAGGCGGGCGACGACCCCCGCGTCCGGGCGTGGGACGAGGCGCAGACGCGACGGACGCGGGCGGTGCTGGACGCCCTCCCCTGGCGTCCCGCCCTGCGCCGGAGGCTGGAGGAGCTGTACGCCGCCGGCGCCGTGGGTGGGCCCAGGCTGGCCGGCGGACGGCTCTTCTTTTTGCGGCGGAGGCCGGGGGCGCCCCAGCCTGCGCTGGTGGTCCGTCCGGCGGCCGGCGGGACGGAGGCGGAGGAGCGGCTCCTGGTCGATCCCTCCCGCGAGGACGAGCGGGGACTGGTGGCCATCGACTGGTGGTACCCCTCGCCCGACGGGCGCCTGGTCGCCTTCGGCCTCTCGGCGGGCGGGGACGAGTGGAGCACGCTGCACGTGGTGGAGGTGGAGAGCGGCCGGCGGCTCGAGGAAGCCATCCCGCGGACGCCCCACGCCAGCCTCGCCTGGGAGCCTGACGGCGGCGGATTCTACTACACGCGCCACCCCGACCCGGCCGAGGTGGGAGCCGAGGAGGCGTACTACCACCCGCGCCTCTACCACCACCGGCTCGGCCGGCCGGCGGAGGAGGACGAGCCGGTCTTCGGCGCGGACCTGCCGCGCGAGGCCATGCTGGAGGTGGCGCTCTCGCCCTCGGGCCGCTTCCTCCTCGCCGTCGTCCAGTTGGGCTGGAGCCGGAACGAGCTCTGGATGGCCGAGCGCGCCGCCGAAGGGACGGAAGCGAGGCCGGACGCCCCCCGTTTCGTGCCGCTGGTGCGCGGGCAGGAGGCGCTCTTCCAGGCCCGCTTCACACCGGCCGGCTGGGGCGGCGCCGCGGAGGAGCAGTTGCTGGTGCTGACCAACCTGGGTGCGCCCCGCTACCGCCTGCTGCGCGTGGCCGCCGCCGAGGCGCTGGCCGGGAGGCCGGTGGAGGAGTGGACCGAGCTGCTGCCGGAGCCCGGAGCGGGCACGCTGGCCGGCTTCGCCCCCGTGCGGCGGGGCGTCGCCGTGCTCGTGCTGGAGGATGCGGTCTCACGCCTCTGGCTGCTCCCCGCCGGAGGCGGCCCGCGGCACGAGCTTGGGCTGCCGCCGCTCGCCTCCGTCGCCGCCCTGGAAGGCGAGGCCGACCCGTCGGCGCCGGAGGGCGGTCCGGAGCTGGTGGCGCTGGTGGAATCCTTCCTGCGCCCTCCCGCCGTCTGGCGCCTCGGGCCGGAGGGGGAGGCGCTGGAGCGCTGGATCGGCCCGGAGGCGCCCTTCGACGAGGAAGCCTTCGTCGCCCGCCAGGCCTTCTGCACATCGCGCGACGGCACCCGCATCCCGGTCTTTCTGGTCCACCGCCGCGACCTGCCCCGCGACGGCCGGCGGCCGGCCGTCCTCACCGGCTACGGCGGCTTCGGCGTCAGCATGACGCCCCAGTACCGCCCCCAGGTGATCCCCTGGCTCGAGGCCGGGGGCCTCTGGGCGATGGCCTGCCTGCGCGGCGGCGGCGAGTACGGCGAGGGCTGGCACCAAGCCGGCATGCTGGGGAACAAGACCAACGTCTTCGACGACTTCGTGGCCGCGGCCGAGTTCCTCATCCGGGCGCGGTACACCAGCCCCGAGCGGCTGGGCGCCTTCGGGCGCTCCAACGGCGGTCTTCTCACCGGGGCGGCGCTGACGCGCCGGCCCGACCTCTGGAGGGCGGTGGTCTCGGGCGTGCCCCTGCTGGACATGCTCCGCTACCACCGCTTCCGCATCGCCGCCCTCTGGATCCCCGAGTACGGCTCCGCCGACGACCCCGAGGCGTTCCGCTGGCTCTGGGGCTACTCGCCCTACCACCGCGTGCGCGAGGGGCGGCGCTATCCGGCCGTCCTTCTCTACGCGGCCGAGTCGGACACGCGCGTCGACCCGCTCCACGCGCGCAAGATGGCGGCCCGCCTGCAGGAGGTGACCGGCCAGGCGGGGGCGGCGGCGCCGACCGCGCCGGAGCGGCCCGTCCTCCTCCGCCTGGAGGCGGAGGCGGGCCACGGCGCGGGCAAGCCGGTGCAGAAGGTGATCGAGGAGGAGGCCGACATCTGGAGCTTCCTGGGCTGGCAGCTGGGCCTGCCGCTCGGCCTGCCGGCCGGGGGGGAGACGGGGGTGGAGAGGGCGTGA
- a CDS encoding DoxX family membrane protein, translated as MEATRQVWWRRILWDRAFSWVWLLVRVYVGWEWLNAGWAKISGEEAGFWGAGAGKAMAGYWTKAAGLLVGPDGKPVQGSAFWWYRDFLKFLLATHSQVWFSYFISAAELLVGLALILGFLTPIAAAGAALMNLNYLLAGSASVNGWLYTLAILILVAGTNAGSLGVDRWLWPALFGRRRAEAGAAAAGGR; from the coding sequence ATGGAGGCGACGAGGCAGGTCTGGTGGAGGCGGATCCTCTGGGACCGCGCCTTCTCCTGGGTCTGGCTGCTGGTCCGCGTCTACGTGGGCTGGGAGTGGCTGAACGCCGGCTGGGCCAAGATCTCCGGCGAGGAGGCCGGCTTCTGGGGGGCGGGCGCGGGCAAGGCCATGGCCGGCTACTGGACCAAGGCGGCCGGCCTGCTGGTGGGTCCCGACGGCAAGCCGGTGCAGGGATCGGCCTTCTGGTGGTATCGCGACTTCCTCAAGTTCCTGCTGGCCACCCACTCCCAGGTCTGGTTCTCCTACTTCATCTCGGCGGCGGAACTGCTGGTCGGGCTCGCGCTGATCCTGGGCTTCCTGACGCCCATCGCGGCCGCGGGCGCGGCGCTGATGAACCTCAACTACCTGCTGGCCGGCTCGGCCAGCGTCAACGGATGGCTCTACACGCTGGCCATCCTCATCCTCGTGGCCGGGACCAACGCCGGCTCGCTGGGCGTCGACCGCTGGCTCTGGCCGGCGCTCTTCGGCCGTCGCCGCGCGGAGGCCGGCGCGGCGGCCGCGGGAGGCCGCTGA
- a CDS encoding alpha/beta hydrolase gives MPRDARVEAAVAHWGPRFVANGVEPDDFRRITASLERWDDWCRAWSRAAEEVERLAGAAEGAGRWRAAGQLWFRASLYHHFGKFLFVHRREEQRAAHERAVADFLRAAPWLDPPVERVEIPYEGRRLAALLHRPAGLPRPPVVLLFPGLDSVKEELTAYARELVARGMAALAVDGPGQGETEWEHPIEPRYERVAAALLEWVRERPDLDGGRVGVLGVSLGGFFAARAAAFTPGLRAAVVLGGGYDVASHWEGLSERTRLAYTVRQGASTLEEGRELARRITLRDAAAEIGIPLLVIHGKRDRIIPWEEAVRLHEEARGPKELWLFEEGNHVCNNIPYRHRPQMADWLAERLGARG, from the coding sequence ATGCCGCGGGACGCGCGGGTGGAGGCGGCCGTCGCCCACTGGGGGCCGCGCTTCGTCGCCAACGGGGTGGAGCCGGACGACTTCCGGCGGATCACCGCCTCGCTGGAGCGCTGGGACGACTGGTGCCGGGCATGGAGCCGGGCGGCGGAGGAGGTGGAGCGCCTTGCCGGGGCGGCGGAGGGTGCGGGGCGGTGGCGGGCCGCCGGCCAGCTCTGGTTCCGCGCTTCGCTCTACCACCACTTCGGCAAGTTCCTCTTCGTCCACCGGCGCGAGGAGCAGCGCGCGGCCCACGAGCGGGCGGTGGCCGACTTCCTCCGCGCCGCGCCCTGGCTCGACCCGCCCGTCGAGCGGGTGGAGATCCCCTACGAGGGCCGGCGGCTGGCCGCCCTCCTGCACCGGCCGGCGGGCCTTCCCCGGCCGCCCGTGGTCCTCCTCTTCCCGGGCCTGGACTCCGTCAAGGAGGAGCTGACCGCCTACGCCCGCGAGCTGGTCGCCCGCGGCATGGCCGCGCTGGCCGTCGACGGGCCCGGGCAGGGCGAGACGGAGTGGGAGCATCCCATCGAGCCGCGCTACGAGCGGGTGGCCGCCGCCCTCCTGGAGTGGGTGCGCGAGCGTCCGGATCTCGACGGCGGCCGGGTGGGGGTGTTGGGCGTCAGCCTGGGCGGCTTCTTCGCGGCGCGGGCGGCCGCCTTCACGCCCGGACTGCGGGCGGCGGTGGTGCTGGGCGGCGGCTACGACGTCGCCTCGCACTGGGAGGGGCTGAGCGAGCGGACGCGCCTGGCGTACACCGTCCGCCAGGGCGCTTCCACGCTCGAGGAAGGGCGCGAGCTCGCTCGCCGGATCACGCTGCGGGACGCGGCGGCGGAGATCGGTATACCCCTCCTGGTGATCCACGGCAAGCGCGACCGCATCATCCCCTGGGAAGAGGCGGTCCGCCTCCACGAGGAAGCGCGCGGCCCCAAGGAGCTTTGGCTCTTCGAGGAAGGGAACCACGTCTGCAACAACATCCCCTACCGCCACCGCCCGCAGATGGCCGACTGGCTGGCGGAGCGGCTGGGTGCGCGCGGTTGA
- a CDS encoding amidohydrolase, which yields MGTEYYKIGDVRRNSPAVADPFETTLAASALVLGGVLERHPRLRLLLVHGGGYFPLASGRLDHGWRVRAEAQTVAEPPSAFLGRFAYDTLLYDDGLLAALAARVGTERLLLGTDYPFDMEPPDPVAQIRRLFSGEAEAVLGENARRFFRL from the coding sequence ATGGGGACAGAATACTACAAAATTGGAGACGTAAGGAGAAACTCTCCAGCAGTTGCAGACCCCTTCGAAACGACGCTGGCCGCCTCCGCCCTGGTGCTGGGCGGGGTGCTGGAGCGCCACCCGCGCCTCCGCCTGCTCCTGGTCCATGGCGGCGGCTACTTCCCGCTGGCCAGCGGACGCCTGGACCACGGCTGGCGCGTGCGCGCCGAGGCGCAGACCGTGGCCGAGCCGCCCTCCGCCTTTCTCGGCCGCTTCGCCTACGACACCCTGCTCTACGACGACGGCCTCCTGGCGGCGCTGGCGGCCCGGGTGGGGACGGAGCGGCTCCTCCTGGGCACCGACTACCCCTTCGACATGGAGCCGCCCGATCCGGTCGCCCAGATCCGCCGCCTCTTCAGCGGGGAGGCAGAGGCGGTGCTGGGCGAGAACGCCCGGCGCTTCTTCCGCCTCTGA